From one Rubrobacter xylanophilus genomic stretch:
- a CDS encoding lipopolysaccharide biosynthesis protein, translating to MEAAGTEPRRLSPGLLGRRLLSGGVWVLGGKVFIAASGLLSGALLARLLSPRELGAYFLVYSLVLFGSMLGSLGLQGAATRLVAQSLGLGLYGRARFVVRVALALGTLGALAAAATYLSLGGTLAGLFHTPALAASAGLVAGWIAVSVVQGLLGEIFRGLNEVRLATLLGGQVTGTVTGVLTVGLLVAGLGLLWLLRGEADLATVLALAVCAGASTTLVSGWLLGRRMARLPEGGAGRELPPVFGEVVATAWPLLVTNLVLFTLRNGDLWLLGAFASREEVAVYGAATRLISMVTMPLIVANAILPPVIAGLYAQGRREELERTVRATSAMTGLPALLASAACVLFAAPILGLVYGDYYRAGALALAVLSVGQLVSVWTGSCGLALQMTGHQRTMMAVSLATGAATLAAMFVLVVPYGIAGVVAARVAGLVLQNLLLWLAARYRTGMWTHAGFGALLRSVRGTG from the coding sequence ATGGAGGCGGCCGGCACGGAACCGCGGCGGCTTTCTCCGGGCCTGTTGGGGAGGCGGCTGCTCTCCGGTGGGGTCTGGGTTCTCGGGGGCAAGGTCTTCATCGCCGCCTCCGGACTCCTCTCTGGGGCCCTGCTGGCCCGCCTCCTGAGCCCGCGGGAGCTCGGCGCGTACTTTCTCGTCTACAGCCTGGTGCTCTTCGGCTCCATGCTGGGCTCGCTGGGGCTGCAGGGGGCGGCGACCCGGCTGGTGGCGCAGTCGCTGGGGCTCGGGCTCTACGGCCGGGCACGGTTCGTCGTGCGGGTCGCGCTTGCCCTGGGCACCCTCGGGGCGCTCGCCGCGGCGGCGACCTACCTCTCCCTCGGCGGCACCCTGGCCGGCCTCTTCCACACCCCGGCGCTCGCCGCCTCGGCGGGGCTCGTGGCCGGTTGGATCGCCGTCTCCGTCGTGCAGGGTCTCCTCGGAGAGATCTTCCGCGGCCTCAACGAGGTGCGCCTCGCCACCCTCCTCGGCGGTCAGGTCACCGGCACCGTGACCGGGGTGCTCACGGTGGGCCTGCTGGTGGCGGGGCTGGGGTTGCTGTGGCTCCTCCGCGGTGAGGCCGATCTCGCCACCGTGCTCGCGCTCGCCGTGTGCGCCGGCGCCTCCACCACGCTCGTCTCCGGGTGGCTCCTCGGCCGAAGGATGGCCCGGCTTCCGGAAGGAGGAGCCGGGAGGGAGCTCCCGCCCGTCTTCGGGGAGGTGGTGGCCACCGCCTGGCCGCTGCTGGTCACCAACCTCGTGCTCTTCACCCTCCGCAACGGGGACCTCTGGCTCCTCGGGGCCTTCGCCTCCCGCGAGGAGGTCGCCGTCTACGGGGCGGCGACTCGTCTGATCTCCATGGTCACCATGCCCCTCATAGTCGCGAACGCCATCCTGCCCCCGGTGATCGCCGGGCTGTACGCCCAGGGCCGGCGGGAGGAGCTGGAGCGCACCGTCCGCGCCACGAGCGCCATGACCGGCCTGCCCGCCCTCCTGGCCTCCGCCGCCTGCGTGCTCTTCGCCGCCCCCATCCTGGGGCTCGTCTACGGCGACTACTACCGGGCCGGGGCCCTTGCCCTGGCGGTGCTGAGCGTCGGGCAGCTGGTCTCGGTCTGGACCGGCTCCTGCGGGCTCGCGCTGCAGATGACCGGCCACCAGCGGACGATGATGGCCGTCTCCCTCGCGACCGGCGCCGCGACCCTCGCGGCGATGTTCGTTCTGGTGGTCCCCTACGGGATCGCGGGCGTGGTGGCCGCCCGGGTGGCGGGGCTCGTGCTCCAGAACCTGCTCCTCTGGCTCGCCGCCAGATACAGGACCGGCATGTGGACCCACGCCGGCTTCGGAGCGTTGCTGCGGTCCGTGAGGGGGACGGGATGA
- a CDS encoding CpsD/CapB family tyrosine-protein kinase encodes MVRLNLKRRAREEQRNGDLSGRLITLHDPSNPASEAYRTLRTGLLYAVVDAPPRVISLTSPGPTEGKSTVCANLGVVLAQANKSTLLIDGDLRRPSLHAIFSLRNINGLVNAITGERGLQEVLSEPLPNLKVCPSGPVPPNPAELLSSNRFSALVEEARETFDYVLIDSPPVEPVADPLILATQADGVLVVLDGQRTRKGSLRKALHDLRSVKANVLGTVMNNFDGGRGGYAYHQGYTR; translated from the coding sequence ATGGTGCGTCTGAACCTCAAGCGGCGGGCCCGGGAGGAGCAGCGGAACGGGGATCTGAGCGGCCGGCTGATCACGCTCCACGACCCCTCCAACCCTGCCTCCGAAGCCTACCGGACGCTCCGGACGGGGCTCCTGTACGCGGTGGTGGACGCTCCACCCCGGGTGATCTCGCTGACCAGCCCGGGGCCCACGGAGGGTAAGAGCACCGTCTGCGCCAACCTCGGCGTGGTGCTGGCCCAGGCGAACAAGAGCACCCTCCTGATCGACGGCGACCTGCGCCGCCCCTCGCTGCACGCCATCTTCAGCCTGCGCAACATCAACGGGCTGGTGAACGCCATAACCGGCGAGCGAGGCCTTCAGGAGGTGCTCTCCGAGCCCTTGCCTAACCTCAAGGTGTGCCCCTCGGGGCCCGTGCCGCCCAACCCGGCGGAGCTGCTGAGCTCCAACCGCTTCTCCGCCCTGGTGGAGGAGGCCCGGGAGACCTTCGACTACGTGCTCATAGACTCCCCGCCGGTGGAGCCGGTGGCGGACCCCCTCATCCTCGCCACCCAGGCCGACGGGGTGCTGGTGGTGCTCGACGGCCAGCGGACGCGCAAGGGCTCCCTGCGCAAGGCCCTCCACGACCTGCGGAGCGTCAAGGCCAACGTGCTCGGCACCGTGATGAACAACTTCGACGGCGGCAGGGGCGGCTACGCGTACCACCAGGGCTACACCCGCTAG
- a CDS encoding O-antigen ligase family protein, translating to MSLLTAEYGPVLRRILPYAVVLPLSVLLGAATAYSGALVGGRGPLLFVLAALVAVFALAVLVEWRIGVIALLGLLPYESVINFGTFASGTKALALLAFFSLGLTLLRSPELSARFARLWREPLTFAALAFAGWAASSVSWALRPEVALPKVTTFAGVCGLMLAVALLDRRSLLWVWGAAVLGAAASVPLGYVLPKGEKMLEVGRFSPGGADPNAYACLLVVVFFVAYFGLRRHRMAVLLLTPVLFYGVFATQSRTALVVLVATPLAGLLVPRLAARLGGRTLLLYALGAAAFAGVVLLLPAVGGALLERYATLAEVRSEQTWSGRWSIWMGALQVISAHPLLGVGAGNFAHAAIDYSTMIAAFSAERGEFAGVAHNMFLSVASQLGLVGLILFVGMLALAFGMATRLAREEDLGVGLALGLIAFVITGVSLTWEFEKIGYVLLGSLLSLRIGRPEEGGA from the coding sequence GTGTCGCTCCTGACGGCGGAGTATGGTCCCGTCTTGCGGAGGATCCTGCCGTACGCGGTCGTCCTCCCCCTTTCCGTCCTGCTCGGGGCGGCCACCGCCTACTCCGGAGCGCTGGTCGGGGGCCGGGGGCCGCTGCTGTTCGTTCTCGCCGCGCTCGTCGCGGTCTTCGCCCTCGCCGTGCTCGTCGAGTGGAGGATCGGCGTGATCGCCCTGCTCGGGCTGCTACCTTACGAGAGCGTCATAAACTTCGGGACCTTCGCCAGCGGCACCAAGGCGCTCGCGCTCCTGGCCTTCTTCTCGCTCGGGCTCACCCTGCTCCGCAGCCCGGAGCTCTCAGCGCGGTTCGCGCGGCTGTGGCGGGAGCCGCTCACGTTCGCCGCGCTGGCGTTCGCCGGATGGGCGGCGTCCTCGGTGTCGTGGGCCCTGCGGCCGGAGGTCGCGCTGCCAAAGGTCACCACCTTCGCCGGGGTCTGCGGCCTCATGCTGGCCGTCGCCCTGCTCGACCGCAGGAGCCTGCTCTGGGTGTGGGGGGCGGCGGTGCTGGGGGCGGCGGCCTCCGTGCCCCTCGGATACGTGCTCCCCAAGGGGGAGAAGATGCTCGAGGTCGGCAGGTTCAGCCCGGGCGGGGCCGACCCGAACGCCTACGCCTGCCTGCTTGTGGTCGTCTTCTTCGTCGCATACTTCGGCCTCCGGCGCCACAGGATGGCCGTCCTGCTGCTCACCCCCGTGCTGTTCTACGGGGTCTTCGCCACCCAGTCGCGCACCGCGCTCGTGGTGCTCGTGGCCACGCCGCTGGCCGGGCTGCTGGTGCCGCGTCTGGCCGCCCGGCTGGGGGGGCGGACCCTGCTGCTCTACGCGCTCGGGGCGGCGGCCTTCGCCGGGGTCGTGTTGCTGCTCCCCGCTGTGGGGGGTGCGCTGCTCGAGCGCTACGCCACGCTCGCCGAAGTGCGGAGCGAACAGACCTGGTCCGGTCGCTGGTCCATCTGGATGGGGGCCCTGCAGGTGATCTCCGCGCACCCGCTCCTCGGCGTCGGGGCCGGGAACTTCGCCCACGCCGCCATCGACTACTCGACCATGATCGCCGCCTTCTCCGCGGAGAGGGGGGAGTTCGCCGGCGTCGCCCACAACATGTTCCTCTCGGTGGCGAGCCAGCTGGGCCTGGTGGGTCTGATCCTGTTCGTCGGGATGCTGGCCCTCGCGTTCGGCATGGCCACCCGGCTCGCCCGGGAGGAGGATCTCGGGGTCGGCCTCGCGCTGGGGCTCATCGCCTTTGTCATCACCGGCGTGTCCCTGACCTGGGAGTTCGAGAAGATCGGCTACGTCCTGCTGGGTTCGCTGCTGTCCCTGAGGATCGGCCGGCCGGAGGAGGGCGGGGCGTGA
- a CDS encoding right-handed parallel beta-helix repeat-containing protein — protein MKGSDRARGTSAAPFRTAQRLADSLRDGQVGCLRTGTYTAPDGTLKLRRAGITLRSAPRHRATLKARVYVVEGANRVTVRNLRILGTPGKANVLVRANRVRLVRNNITNNNRPASCILVGSRTNGSVIARGTRIRGNRIHHCGALPRRNSHHGIYVSAGRATSITNNRIYENADRGIQLYPDAQGSLIKGNVVDGNGEGILFSGAGRYASSNNKVRNNVISNSRRWNVYSVWGQASKTGTGNTVSYNCLWASSGDPCYRKNGGISTAKGGFSAHHNVVARPLYADRDAGDFRLGRKSGCRKVFGG, from the coding sequence GTGAAGGGATCGGACAGGGCACGGGGCACCAGCGCCGCGCCGTTCAGGACCGCCCAGCGGCTCGCCGACTCCCTCAGGGACGGGCAGGTGGGGTGCCTGCGCACCGGCACCTACACCGCACCGGACGGGACGCTCAAGCTCCGGCGCGCCGGCATAACGCTGCGCAGCGCTCCCAGGCATAGGGCCACCCTCAAGGCCCGCGTGTACGTCGTCGAGGGGGCAAACCGGGTGACCGTGCGCAACCTGCGGATACTCGGCACGCCGGGCAAGGCGAACGTGCTGGTGCGCGCAAACCGGGTGCGCCTGGTCCGGAACAACATAACCAACAACAACCGCCCCGCGAGCTGCATTCTCGTCGGGAGCCGCACCAACGGGAGCGTCATCGCCAGAGGCACCAGGATCAGGGGCAACAGGATCCACCACTGCGGCGCGCTGCCGCGACGCAACAGCCACCACGGCATCTACGTGAGCGCCGGCAGGGCCACCTCCATAACCAACAACCGCATCTACGAGAACGCCGACAGAGGCATCCAGCTCTACCCCGACGCCCAAGGCTCCCTCATAAAGGGGAACGTGGTAGACGGAAACGGGGAGGGAATCCTCTTCTCCGGCGCCGGCCGCTACGCCTCATCCAACAACAAGGTGCGCAACAACGTGATCTCGAACTCCCGCCGGTGGAACGTGTACTCCGTGTGGGGACAGGCCAGCAAGACCGGCACCGGGAACACGGTCTCATACAACTGCCTGTGGGCGTCGAGCGGAGACCCCTGCTACAGGAAGAACGGCGGTATATCCACCGCGAAAGGCGGCTTCTCCGCCCACCACAACGTCGTCGCGAGACCCTTGTACGCCGACCGGGATGCAGGAGACTTCAGGCTGGGCCGCAAGAGCGGCTGCAGAAAGGTGTTTGGCGGATAG
- a CDS encoding formyl transferase, producing MRVVFFTSDRFFRNEVFRYMYAHVAAACGEAPIVAVRRPPGARSGPLDRVRKKLHAGAGPVGVLELLASYPLQRTLGHRNDRLALAAVRALPRPAMEPLQEEALYVETVNGPDAVAALRALRPDVIVQFDAGILRRQIFGIPPLGTLNLHPGIAPLIRGRDPIYWALWEREPGWLGATIHYIDAGIDTGPVLAYAPVSPGPQDGYPEIFARVYEAGVAQLVSTLRRLERSERWSVEPAQGRSVYRTTFPGWRLAALEARHRLHHRSLAPAPG from the coding sequence ATGAGGGTGGTCTTCTTCACCAGCGACCGCTTCTTCCGCAACGAGGTCTTCCGCTACATGTACGCCCACGTCGCCGCCGCCTGCGGAGAAGCCCCCATCGTCGCCGTCCGCCGCCCGCCGGGCGCCCGCAGCGGCCCCCTGGACCGGGTGAGGAAGAAGCTGCACGCCGGCGCAGGGCCCGTGGGCGTGCTGGAGCTCCTCGCCTCCTACCCACTGCAGAGAACCCTCGGGCACCGGAACGACCGGCTGGCCCTCGCGGCCGTGCGCGCCCTCCCGCGCCCCGCGATGGAGCCTCTCCAGGAGGAGGCCCTCTACGTGGAGACGGTCAACGGCCCGGACGCCGTCGCAGCCCTGAGAGCGCTCCGTCCCGACGTAATCGTTCAGTTCGATGCCGGCATCCTGCGCCGGCAGATCTTCGGCATCCCCCCACTCGGGACCCTGAACCTCCATCCCGGCATCGCCCCCCTCATCCGGGGGCGCGACCCGATCTACTGGGCCCTCTGGGAGCGCGAGCCGGGGTGGCTGGGGGCCACCATCCACTACATCGACGCGGGCATAGACACCGGCCCGGTGCTGGCCTACGCGCCGGTGAGCCCGGGACCGCAAGACGGCTACCCCGAAATCTTCGCCCGGGTCTACGAGGCGGGCGTCGCGCAGCTGGTGAGCACCCTCCGCAGGCTGGAGCGGAGCGAACGGTGGAGCGTGGAGCCCGCGCAGGGCCGGAGCGTCTACCGCACCACCTTCCCCGGGTGGCGCCTCGCCGCGCTCGAGGCCCGGCACCGGCTTCATCACCGCTCCCTCGCCCCCGCACCGGGATGA
- a CDS encoding sulfotransferase, whose translation MNASVNVLYIGGSGRSGSTILARTLGRAPGFFDAGELWQLWDRGLLHNELCGCGEPFGSCPFWTAVGREAFGGWRNVDAERMASFKPLLRRLRYLPHYLALAGAGVRTRKVEEMLGELGPALERLYRALREVSGACVVVDSSKRFSYAAVLGSLPSVEVRAVHLVRDSRAVAHSWSRSKVRPEAGGSSMPRLGPLKASRTWSLQNLQQVLLPLSGGVRACARLRYEDFVREPASSLRKTLRELGLEADLRFIRGREVPLSRGHTVSGNPARFESGGVELSPDEAWRERMRAGDRALVTALTAPLLAGYGYPLVGRGYEGCRS comes from the coding sequence ATGAACGCCTCCGTGAACGTCCTCTACATAGGGGGCTCCGGCAGGAGCGGGAGCACCATCCTGGCCCGGACGCTGGGCCGGGCCCCCGGCTTCTTCGACGCCGGAGAGCTCTGGCAGCTCTGGGACCGCGGGCTACTCCACAACGAGCTCTGCGGCTGCGGAGAGCCTTTCGGTTCCTGCCCCTTCTGGACCGCCGTGGGCCGGGAGGCCTTCGGCGGCTGGCGGAACGTCGACGCGGAGAGGATGGCCTCCTTCAAGCCGCTTCTGCGCAGGCTGCGCTACCTGCCACACTATCTGGCCCTCGCCGGAGCGGGGGTGCGCACCCGTAAGGTGGAGGAGATGCTCGGGGAACTCGGGCCGGCGCTGGAGCGCCTGTACCGCGCGTTGCGGGAGGTCTCCGGCGCCTGCGTCGTCGTAGATTCCTCCAAGCGATTCTCCTACGCCGCCGTGCTGGGGTCTCTTCCCTCGGTGGAGGTCCGCGCGGTGCATCTGGTGCGGGACAGCCGGGCCGTCGCCCATTCCTGGTCCCGGAGCAAGGTTCGTCCGGAGGCGGGGGGCTCCTCGATGCCCCGCCTGGGGCCGCTGAAGGCCTCCCGCACGTGGAGCCTGCAGAACCTGCAGCAGGTTCTGCTTCCTCTCTCCGGCGGCGTCCGCGCCTGCGCGCGGCTGCGCTACGAGGACTTCGTCCGGGAGCCCGCCTCCAGCCTCAGGAAGACCCTGCGGGAGCTCGGCCTGGAGGCCGACCTCAGGTTCATCCGGGGTCGGGAGGTGCCGCTCTCCCGCGGCCACACCGTCTCCGGCAACCCGGCGCGCTTCGAGAGCGGGGGCGTGGAGCTCAGCCCCGACGAGGCGTGGCGGGAGCGGATGCGGGCAGGGGACCGGGCGCTCGTCACCGCCCTCACCGCCCCGCTGCTCGCCGGGTACGGCTACCCTCTGGTGGGAAGGGGGTATGAAGGGTGTCGCTCCTGA
- a CDS encoding GNAT family N-acetyltransferase, translating to MRSIGETPVPGKTFTASVVCSGRELEFLEDEWEELHAASPLATPFQSWAWLYSWWEVYGAGHEPCVITVRSGGRLVGLVPLLRERWTGRVIFMGTGQSIYLDMLAREGEEGAATWAAAKTLREELRPWEVADLQHLRPGAAAWGLLRNWEGPAASIWQTDCPVVEARPFEELLAPLTQKQRGNVRRLIRRSEREGVQAVAAGTEEAAEAASRMLEMHRKAWRGRGINPEHLSPRFEALLRTAAERLTEKGLGFVSEFRRGEEVVASHLLLVGHDRVGGYLSGATEEAFRRYAVYPLYVRDGVEAARSRGLPTFDLMWGRGEHKLQWRPEMVPSRRLILGRARLPLWAPYAAHHLLRSRVKAAADSGSAPRPVVAAAEAYRATRRLLRRRASA from the coding sequence ATGAGGTCCATCGGTGAAACTCCCGTCCCCGGGAAGACCTTCACGGCCTCCGTGGTGTGCTCCGGGCGGGAGCTGGAGTTCCTGGAGGACGAGTGGGAGGAGCTCCACGCCGCGAGCCCGCTGGCCACCCCCTTCCAGTCCTGGGCCTGGCTGTACTCCTGGTGGGAGGTCTACGGCGCCGGCCACGAACCGTGCGTCATAACCGTGCGCTCCGGCGGGCGGCTCGTCGGGCTGGTGCCGCTTCTCCGGGAGCGCTGGACGGGGCGGGTGATCTTCATGGGGACCGGCCAGAGCATCTACCTGGACATGCTGGCCCGGGAGGGCGAGGAGGGAGCCGCGACCTGGGCGGCGGCAAAAACGCTGCGGGAAGAGCTGCGGCCGTGGGAGGTGGCCGACCTTCAGCACCTGCGTCCCGGAGCCGCCGCCTGGGGGCTGCTCCGGAACTGGGAGGGGCCCGCGGCCAGTATCTGGCAGACCGACTGCCCGGTCGTCGAGGCGAGACCCTTCGAGGAACTGCTCGCCCCTCTCACCCAGAAGCAGCGGGGCAACGTCCGGCGCCTGATCCGGCGCTCCGAGAGGGAGGGCGTGCAGGCCGTGGCGGCCGGCACGGAGGAGGCCGCCGAGGCCGCCTCCCGGATGCTCGAGATGCACCGGAAGGCCTGGCGAGGCCGCGGCATAAACCCGGAGCACCTCAGCCCCCGCTTCGAGGCCCTCCTCAGGACCGCCGCGGAGCGGCTCACGGAGAAAGGGCTCGGTTTCGTCTCGGAGTTCCGCCGGGGCGAAGAGGTGGTGGCCTCGCACCTCCTCCTCGTCGGGCACGACCGCGTGGGAGGCTACCTCAGCGGGGCCACCGAAGAGGCTTTCCGGCGCTACGCCGTCTACCCGCTCTACGTCCGCGATGGTGTGGAGGCGGCCCGCTCGCGGGGCCTGCCGACCTTCGACCTCATGTGGGGGCGGGGCGAGCACAAGCTGCAGTGGCGCCCCGAGATGGTCCCGAGCCGACGCCTGATCCTGGGCCGCGCCCGCCTTCCCCTCTGGGCTCCCTACGCCGCGCACCACCTGCTCCGCTCCCGGGTCAAGGCCGCAGCGGACTCGGGCTCCGCTCCCCGCCCGGTGGTGGCCGCCGCCGAAGCCTACCGGGCCACGCGCCGCCTCCTCCGGCGGAGGGCCTCGGCATGA
- a CDS encoding YveK family protein gives MGIKLLQIGSIENRTGRSMSEDTRIPREPASQKGEAFFSPKDFLRVLRRRAWAIFLVAFVLSASAVGFSLLQTPLYEASITILVGQKSGEDGPRNLGGDVEGLQQLTQTVAEAVATRPIAEAATEKLGLPEDYSRSLLGNLKVEQRPGTMFVEVRYRDPDPRRAQRVANAVGEVFSERVSEVSPGASAITATVWEEAVVPEIPVSPDPLLNGLVALALGLLLGVGLAFLLEYLDDSWESPEEVERASGVPTFGVIPGFRVEAGGKKGGR, from the coding sequence ATGGGGATCAAGCTGCTGCAGATTGGGTCGATCGAGAACCGGACGGGACGGAGCATGAGCGAAGACACCAGGATCCCCCGAGAGCCCGCCTCCCAAAAGGGGGAGGCGTTCTTCTCCCCAAAGGACTTCCTCAGGGTCCTGCGGCGCCGCGCGTGGGCGATCTTCCTCGTGGCCTTCGTGCTCTCCGCCTCGGCGGTGGGCTTCAGCCTGCTGCAGACGCCGCTGTACGAGGCTTCGATCACCATCCTCGTCGGTCAGAAGAGCGGGGAGGACGGGCCGCGCAACCTCGGCGGGGACGTCGAGGGGCTCCAGCAGCTCACGCAGACCGTGGCGGAGGCGGTGGCCACCCGCCCGATCGCTGAAGCCGCCACCGAGAAGCTGGGGCTTCCGGAGGACTACTCCCGGAGCCTGCTCGGCAACCTCAAGGTCGAGCAGCGTCCGGGCACGATGTTCGTAGAGGTCCGCTACCGCGACCCCGATCCCCGGCGGGCGCAGCGGGTGGCCAACGCCGTGGGCGAGGTCTTCTCCGAGCGGGTCTCGGAGGTCAGCCCGGGGGCCAGCGCGATCACGGCCACCGTCTGGGAGGAGGCGGTCGTCCCGGAGATCCCGGTGAGCCCCGACCCGCTGTTGAACGGGCTGGTGGCGCTCGCTTTGGGGCTGCTGCTCGGGGTCGGTCTGGCCTTCCTGCTGGAGTACCTGGACGACAGCTGGGAGTCGCCGGAGGAGGTCGAGCGGGCCTCGGGGGTGCCCACGTTCGGCGTGATCCCGGGCTTCCGGGTGGAGGCCGGCGGAAAGAAAGGTGGTCGGTAG
- a CDS encoding tyrosinase family protein — protein MGVRKNQARLTAAERAAFVRALKVLKAEGIYDMHVSHHRTAVLSMDPDPAHLGSAFFPWHRECLRRFELDLQKVDPTVTIPYWDFTVDRSPSSSIWADDFMGGNGRAEDSQVMTGPFAYSTGEWTLTVNDNRRTPPYLRRAFGVRVSSLPAASRVSGALRRATYDAAPWDATVSGPYFRPFCEKALHNRVHNWVGGTMLQGSSPNDPVFWMLHCFMDRLWARWQRRYPNSPYLPSSGGPVGHNLNDPLWPWAAEPDPPTPAKVLDHRQLGYTYDDEASW, from the coding sequence ATGGGCGTCAGAAAGAACCAGGCCCGGCTCACCGCCGCCGAGCGGGCGGCCTTCGTCCGGGCGCTCAAGGTGCTCAAGGCCGAGGGCATCTACGACATGCACGTGAGCCACCACCGGACCGCGGTCCTCAGCATGGACCCCGACCCGGCACACCTCGGGTCGGCCTTCTTCCCCTGGCACCGGGAGTGTCTGCGGCGCTTCGAGCTCGACCTGCAGAAGGTGGACCCCACGGTGACCATTCCATACTGGGACTTTACCGTGGATAGGTCTCCCAGCTCCTCCATCTGGGCCGACGATTTCATGGGGGGCAACGGGCGGGCGGAGGACTCCCAGGTCATGACCGGGCCCTTCGCCTACTCCACCGGCGAGTGGACGCTCACCGTAAACGACAACCGCCGGACGCCGCCGTACCTGCGGCGGGCCTTCGGTGTCCGGGTTTCGAGTCTTCCTGCGGCAAGCAGGGTCAGCGGCGCCCTGCGGCGGGCCACCTACGACGCGGCGCCCTGGGACGCCACGGTGTCCGGACCTTACTTTCGCCCCTTCTGCGAGAAGGCGTTGCACAACAGAGTGCACAACTGGGTGGGGGGTACGATGCTGCAGGGGTCGTCGCCCAACGACCCGGTTTTCTGGATGCTCCACTGCTTCATGGACCGCCTCTGGGCCCGCTGGCAGCGGCGCTACCCGAACTCGCCGTACCTGCCCTCCTCCGGTGGACCCGTCGGGCACAACCTCAACGACCCTCTGTGGCCTTGGGCCGCGGAGCCCGACCCGCCCACGCCGGCCAAGGTACTCGACCACAGGCAGCTCGGCTACACCTACGACGACGAGGCCAGCTGGTAG
- a CDS encoding sulfotransferase family protein yields MIPIERPIFIVGAGRSGSTVFHNMLCGHPGVAWLPGTLLNRFPERIDLARTVMRALGYPVVGDALGRRIRPGECYPFWERLSRGFSAPCRDLTAEDVTEGARRRIRSAASRLLTRRRDRFLAKITGWPRIGFLSEIFEDALFIHVVRDGRAVVNSLLEVDFWRGWGGPENWMWGELSPDRREEWERSGRSFVVLAAIQWKILMDAMEKASATLGEERFMEIRYEDLCADTLGTMKRVVGFCGLPWESSFERAISAYELKDNNGKYRENLTSRQRADLEAALGGYLERYGYTLDESVGARL; encoded by the coding sequence ATGATCCCGATCGAGAGACCCATTTTCATAGTGGGCGCCGGCAGGAGCGGAAGCACGGTCTTCCATAACATGCTCTGCGGGCATCCGGGCGTGGCCTGGCTTCCCGGGACGCTGTTGAACCGGTTCCCGGAGAGGATCGATCTGGCACGGACCGTCATGCGGGCTCTCGGCTATCCCGTCGTAGGGGACGCGCTGGGGCGAAGAATCCGGCCCGGCGAGTGTTATCCGTTCTGGGAGCGGCTTTCGCGGGGGTTCAGCGCGCCCTGCAGGGATCTGACCGCGGAGGACGTGACCGAGGGGGCCCGGCGGCGGATCCGCTCCGCCGCCTCCCGGCTGCTCACCCGGAGGCGCGACCGGTTCCTGGCGAAGATCACCGGCTGGCCGCGGATAGGGTTTCTCTCGGAGATCTTCGAGGATGCGCTGTTCATCCACGTGGTCAGGGACGGGCGGGCCGTGGTGAACTCGCTGCTGGAGGTGGATTTCTGGCGGGGGTGGGGCGGTCCGGAGAACTGGATGTGGGGAGAGTTGAGCCCCGATCGGAGGGAGGAGTGGGAGCGATCCGGCAGGTCCTTCGTCGTTCTCGCCGCCATACAGTGGAAGATCCTCATGGACGCGATGGAGAAGGCGAGCGCGACGCTGGGAGAGGAGCGCTTCATGGAGATCCGCTACGAGGATCTCTGCGCGGACACCCTTGGGACGATGAAGCGGGTCGTCGGGTTCTGCGGGCTTCCCTGGGAGAGCTCGTTTGAGCGCGCCATCTCGGCTTACGAGCTGAAGGACAACAACGGCAAATACCGGGAGAACCTCACCTCCCGGCAGCGAGCGGATCTGGAGGCGGCGCTCGGCGGCTATCTGGAGCGGTACGGCTACACGCTCGATGAGTCGGTCGGCGCGCGTTTGTGA